The following proteins are encoded in a genomic region of Cygnus olor isolate bCygOlo1 chromosome 11, bCygOlo1.pri.v2, whole genome shotgun sequence:
- the TICRR gene encoding treslin isoform X2 produces MSVPCSPSAVFLLDTASPCRRARLRRGALRLLNHLCCRFGPPRLRWAFRFFDSLGGRGGASRGGGFRQPGPGAWARFEEELAERVGAAGSGLPGPAPRAALTHGGLKETLLGFQWERPEIASPAKPLRGSRRSAPGPARGEAPESRAAPEGFANAVFLFSPCPHSGRELRRFVSGSAAAAPPGPPTAQEVAEKLLPRGVQELLADQKVTLYWVDTAEWSQVIESPDHVGYWTMLELLHQIGGTILPSETLVQCLSRHRAHLGHGFLGDPSSPVPQTLPWTSLLPLDSTLNCLFSKASVFQAAFPKQEGTLFLSMPGGKKQENCAVILEPLAMSQQQLRCPVDIFLKGSVTGWNWMQAGSFLTESWILHISEADCAEHNRVLFHQLLRSLVAEELHMVADVSLSKTWCPCTAVLSPLSESAAVLTLLRAEQTAEAQQRDLEGAVVEDSSQDPALHLPDIVHSVLSKIDMSTEDSLASAEEAPMPEWVRRELSSTGSWHPSALEAWYHSSNVCGAGSDLMESFRLLQVPCANEKDGADQSEVELSESLSELYQRKFSEISATAGPGNNRKRRGVPRTPVRQKMKTMSRSLQMLNVARLNVKAQKFQPDGVSPAVSEKVPQKLSVKRLDEKLEEKALKVSIDFKTEEELQAHLITSYQKAVAEEVLSSVCAQNMITAVKRFWKVQNAKEKEVACMERVRNHLLKTSKTLRQQHGSEKETKVRECQLQVFLRLELCLQCPSLQSNTDEMEQLLEEMTDMLRILCLTEDPAYLTKFLEDILELYMNSIPKTLGDLYYSLGTQIPPKLASVLPSDFFSDDSVTLDSKSPGLPESLSSALTPSAVCLRSEGDQLEELRTRSAKKRRNNILARHRSMTEASQNLRQIEIPKTAKTPIRKESSRSYLATEKSQQMPLQKEAVQEVTKVRRNLFNEGIRSPSKRSMKKMPRSQSVSAVEGLKYKCSDEGAKDHHKLLTKRVAETPLHKQVSRRLLHRQIKGRSSDPGCDTGVVEESPEKAIIAGLRRSPRIKQLSLNRTHSGVFCSATQPSSQNSQRVHQGREWESCTQQDVAGVKLRSRSPTVQTPKRLFFGAVIDKCSPAEKHSSGRRRTRKDSLSLEELTACQTPRKTPHKSTQKLLNSASKLPRRSPRILHRTPQKLEKTPSRSPAAKQSAAKCLGKYFSRPVQGVKSPSALMESKRVRLLQVTSKDCAPQQKLSPPCKEAGLQMPECNEASNTVNSSLPRNNSNPLGSSPSALQESFLTELRIPRCSLRSLSKLSSSVGTQRLIFPSEIQVQSEAVSQATESTPRELEGSGSKLPTLAASPPTVEMSELTVKLESPFNSPLCRNSTSAAAISSPCHVQASESHGEFNAPKRSLLKSPGIAGSLPKSPLNTSKQGGCEPNSGGEDLTRPCETPSRNKDNHRDNGDNSCVESLQLCKPQIPENTAVSEKNKPMDVMAQNSSPGKDPGNVEEHSSPKVPAGELTLSAEMECEQVVKGGNSSASTCESFLSSSQTSSDEVEPRSLLREECTRTKAPSLRRRSRCALSTSPPLPKSAPAYSLRCTADRRQREAAARMGNPELPARFSTPKGHCEVPSASPPTYEVELEMQASGLPKLRIKKISSCSALEVQPEANASKPKGGESPFGDLAMTSCSKHPGKLAAACVSPSCFRSFHSTPGKGGGQTYICQSYTPTSCASNATSPSPLEAEVPQTPSPKLKGKSTPEAIKDWPRRKRAAGSTANASCGRSEKNADEIRMSAGRGGEVKVLEHCSSKVISMLGEFELEGICRLQDQASPTDSEPRAEESFVVGTFGLKSRKRTFTSLSPEKEENHEAKRTCSDKHNSDLCVFSPDEGNRSKSRIDSVLSEKPRACSLVTPVQHSCMGDDDVFLLSGATPPVKSALSASSLLALTQSPLLCKGQTPPSRRKRARERESDAFEVITSQELSPFHGAASRKRPLSRTYSRKRLLS; encoded by the exons atgtcGGTGCCGTGCTCGCCCAGCGCCGTGTTCCTGCTGGACACCGCCAGCCCGTGCCGGCGGGCGCGGCTGCGGCGGGGCGCCCTGCGCCTCCTCAACCACCTGTGCTGCCGCTTCGGGCCGCCCCGCCTGCGCTGGGCCTTCCGCTTCTTCGACTCGCtgggcggccgcggcggggcctCGCGGGGCGGCGGCTTTCGGCAGCCGGGGCCCGGCGCCTGGGCGCGCTTcgaggaggagctggccgagcgCGTGGGGGCCGCCGGCAGCGgcctgcccggccccgcgccccgcgccgccctcACGCACGGCGGGCTGAAGGAGACGCTGCTGGGCTTCCAGTGGGAGCGGCCCGAGATCGCCTCCCCCGCCAAGCCCCTCCGCGGCAGCCGCAGGTCAGCGCCCGGGCCGGCGAGGGGAGAGGCCCCCGAGAGCCGGGCGGCCCCCGAGGGCTTCGCCAACGCCGTGTTCCTCTTCTCGCCCTGCCCCCACTCCGGCCGGGAGCTGCGGCGGTTCGTGTccggcagcgccgccgccgccccccccgggccgcccaCGGCCCAGGAGGTGGCGGAGAAACTCCTGCCCAGGGGcgtccaggagctgctggcggACCAGAAGGTCACGCTGTACTGGGTGGACACCGCCGAGTGGTCGCAG GTGATTGAATCCCCGGATCACGTTGGATACTGGACAATGCTTGAACTGCTCCACCAGATAGGAGGCACCATTCTGCCGTCTGAAACCTTAGTGCAGTGTCTGAGCCGCCACAGGGCGCACCTTGGTCACGGCTTTCTTGGAGACCCAAGTTCCCCAGTGCCGCAGACACTGCCATGGACGTCGCTTCTGCCGCTGGACTCAACCTTGAACTGCTTGTTTTCGAAGGCCTCCGTATTTCAAGCAGCATTCCCCAAGCAAGAAGGGACGTTGTTTCTCAGCATGCCCG gaggaaagaagcaggaaaactgTGCTGTGATTCTGGAACCTCTAGCCATGAGCCAACAACAGCTGCGTTGTCCAGTCGATATCTTCCTGAAAGGCAGCGTGACGGGCTGGAACTGGATGCAGGCTGGCAGCTTTCTCACAGAGAGCTGGATACTGCACATTTCCGAGGCTGACTGCGCAGAACATAACCGGGTACTGTTTCATCAGCTGTTGAGGAGTCTAGTGGCTGAAGAACTGCACATG GTTGCTGACGTGTCTCTGTCTAAGACGTGGTGCCCCTGCACTGCTGTTCTGTCACCGCTTTCTGAGAGCGCCGCGGTTCTCACTCTCCTGCGTGCCGAGCAGACCGCAGAAGCTCAGCAGCGCGACCTTGAAGGAGCTGTGGTGGAGGACTCTTCCCAAGATCCCGCTCTGCATCTCCCAGATATTGTGCATAGTGTGTTGAGTAAAATTGACATGTCAACGGAGGATTCTCTAGCTAGCGCAG AAGAAGCTCCTATGCCAGAGTGGGTCCGACGGGAGCTGTCCAGTACAGGGAGTTGGCATCCTTCAGCGCTTGAAGCATGGTATCATTCATCAAACGTTTGTGGAGCGGGCTCAGACCTCATGGAGTCATTCAG GCTCCTGCAGGTTCCTTGTGCTAACGAGAAGGATGGTGCAGACCAATCTGAAGTGGAACTCTCAGAAAGTCTGTCTGAGCTGTAccaaagaaaattcagtgaaatatcTGCCACAGCTGGACcaggaaataacagaaaaagac GTGGGGTTCCCCGAACTCCAGTCAGGCAGAAGATGAAGACCATGTCCAGATCCCTGCAGATGCTTAATGTTGCAAGACTGAATGTAAAAGCACAGAAGTTTCAACCTGATGGTGTGTCACCAGCAGTGAGTGAGAAGGTTCCACAGAAGCTTTCGGTAAAAAGGTTGGatgaaaaactggaagaaaaggcGCTTAAAGTATCAATAG ACTTCAAAACTGAGGAGGAACTGCAGGCCCACCTAATTACAAGCTATCAGAAGGCTGTTGCTGAGGAAGTTCTTTCATCTGTGTGTGCCCAGAACATGATCACGGCCGTTAAAAGGTTCTGGAAAGTACAAAACGCCAAAGAGAAAGAG GTGGCCTGCATGGAACGAGTCAGAAACCATCTCCTGAAGACGAGCAAAACGCTCAGACAACAGCATGGCTCAGAGAAAGAAACCAAAGTCAGAGA GTGTCAACTTCAGGTATTCTTGCGCCTTGAGTTGTGTCTTCAGTGCCCTTCACTACAAAGCAACACTGATGAAATGGAGCAGCTGTTAGAAGAG atGACAGATATGCTGCGCATTTTATGTCTGACTGAAGACCCAGCTTATCTTACAAAGTTTCTAGAGGACATACTGGAATT GTATATGAATTCTATACCGAAGACCCTTGGAGATCTTTACTACAGTCTGGGTACACAAATACCACCAAAGCTGGCATCTGTTCTGCCTTCAGACTTCTTCAGTGATGATTCAGTGACTCTGGATAGCAAATCTCCAGGCCTTCCAGAGTCTTTATCATCTGCCCTAACTCCCAGTGCTGTTTGCCTACGCAGTGAGGGTGATCAGCTGGAGGAACTGCGCACCCGATCTGCCAAAAAGAGAAG GAACAATATATTAGCCAGACACAGGAGCATGACAGAAGCATCACAGAACTTGCGTCAAATTGAGATTCCCAAGACAGCCAAGACTCCCATCAGAAAG gaGAGCTCACGTTCTTACCTTGCCACTGAGAAATCCCAACAAATGCctctgcagaaagaagcagTGCAAG AGGTTACAAAGGTAAGGAGGAACCTCTTCAACGAAGGGATACGTTCACCATCCAAAAGGTCTATGAAAAAGATGCCTAGAAGCCAGTCAGTATCTGCTGTGGAAGGCCTAAAATACAAATGCTCTGATGAAGGTGCTAAAG atcatCACAAGTTATTGACCAAGAGAGTTGCGGAAACACCACTACATAAGCAGGTCTCTAGGAGACTACTGCATAGGCAGATCAAAGGCCG gtcttCTGATCCAGGCTGTGACACTGGTGTTGTAGAAGAGTCTCCAGAGAAGGCCATAATTG CAGGTTTAAGAAGAAGTCCACGCATCAAACAACTGTCTTTGAATAGGACCCACTCTGGTGTTTTCTGTTCCGCTACGCAGCCCAGCTCACAGAATTCACAGCGAGTCCACCAAGGACGAGAATGGGAGAGCTGCACTCAGCAGGATGTAGCAG GCGTTAAGCTGCGCTCCAGGAGCCCCACAGTCCAGACTCCcaagagacttttttttggTGCAGTCATTGATAAGTgtagccctgcagagaagcatTCATCTGGAAGgaggagaacaagaaaagatTCTTTAAGCTTGGAGGAGCTGACGGCCTGTCAG ACTCCTAGAAAAACACCTCATAAATCTACGCAGAAGCTACTGAATTCTGCCAGTAAACTACCAAGGAGATCACCTCGCATTCTCCACAGGACTCCCCAAAAACTGGAGAAGACTCCCAGCAGAAGTCCAGCTGCCAAGCAGAGTGCAGCTAAGTGTTTGGGAAAGTACTTTTCTCGTCCTGTACAAGGGGTCAAGTCCCCATCTGCGTTAATGGAAAGTAAAAGGGTTCGCTTACTGCAAGTAACATCTAAGGATTGTGCTCCACAACAGAAACTTTCCCCTCCTTGCAAAGAGGCTGGCTTACAAATGCCAGAGTGTAACGAGGCATCGAACACTGTGAACTCTTCACTACCTCGGAACAATTCAAATCCACTTGGTTCTTCCCCGTCTGCCCTCCAGGAAAGCTTTCTTACAGAACTGCGAATTCCAAGGTGTTCCTTGAGATCCCTCTCAAAATTATCCTCTTCAGTTGGTACTCAGAGGCTTATCTTTCCAAGTGAAATCCAGGTGCAGTCAGAAGCCGTATCTCAAGCAACGGAAAGCACTCCCAGGGAGCTTGAAGGTTCAGGTTCAAAGTTACCTACCTTAGCTGCCAGCCCACCGACTGTAGAAATGTCTGAGCTCACTGTGAAGCTGGAGTCTCCCTTCAATTCTCCTCTCTGTAGAAATTCTACAAGTGCCGCAGCAATCAGCTCTCCTTGTCATGTGCAGGCTAGCGAGTCTCACGGGGAATTTAATGCGCCTAAAAGATCTCTTCTAAAATCTCCAGGTATCGCTGGTTCTTTGCCAAAGTCCCCACTTAACACCTCCAAGCAAGGTGGATGTGAGCCAAATTCTGGAGGAGAGGACCTCACACGTCCATGTGAAACACCTTCCAGAAATAAGGACAATCATCGTGATAATGGTGATAACTCTTGTGTAGAAAGCCTCCAGCTCTGTAAGCCCCAAATTCCTGAAAATACCGCTgtgtcagagaaaaataaaccaatggATGTAATGGCTCAAAACTCTTCTCCAGGAAAGGACCCAGGAAATGTGGAAGAGCATTCCTCTCCGAAGGTGCCTGCTGGAGAACTTACGCTGAGTGCCGAGATGGAGTGTGAGCAGGTGGTTAAGGGGGGTAACTCCAGTGCGAGCACCTGTGAGTCCTTCCTAAGCAGTTCTCAAACAAGCAGCGATGAGGTGGAGCCAAGAAGCCTACTGAGAGAAGAATGCACGAGGACAAAGGCTCCATCTCTTAGGAGACGCTCCAGATGTGCCCTGAGTACCTCACCTCCTCTACCGAAGTCTGCTCCTGCCTACTCCTTACGCTGCACGGCAGACAGGAGGCAGCGGGAGGCCGCAGCACGGATGGGGAACCCTGAGCTTCCAGCCAGGTTCTCCACTCCTAAAGGCCATTGCGAAGTGCCTTCTGCTAGCCCGCCGACTTACGAAGTTGAACTTGAAATGCAAGCGTCAGGCTTACCCAAGCTTCGCATTAAGAAGATCAGCTCTTGCTCAGCGCTGGAAGTTCAACCTGAAGCAAACGCCAGCAAACCCAAGGGAGGAGAAAGCCCCTTCGGTGATCTTGCGATGACCTCGTGTAGCAAACACCCAGGGAAACTAGCAGCTGCCTGCGTCTCACCCTCCTGCTTCCGCTCTTTCCACAGTACGCCTGGGAAAGGTGGGGGACAGACCTACATATGCCAGTCGTACACCCCAACAAGCTGTGCTTCGAACGCCACCTCCCCGTCGCCCCTGGAGGCAGAAGTTCCCCAGACGCCTTCTCCAAAGCTGAAGGGGAAGAGCACCCCTGAGGCTATCAAGGACTGGCCTCGGAGaaagagagcagcaggcagcactgctaACGCTAGCTGTGGTCGAAGTGAGAAAAATGCGGATGAAATAAGGATgtcagcaggcagaggaggagaagtgAAGGTCTTGGAGCACTGCAGTAGCAAAGTAATAAGTATGCTCGGAGAGTTTGAACTGGAAGGGATTTGCAGGCTGCAGGATCAGGCGTCTCCTACCGATTCTGAACCCAGAGCTGAAGAGAGCTTTGTCGTGGGAACTTTTGGCTTAAAATCTCGGAAGCGGACCTTTACATCtctgtctccagagaaggaggagaaccATGAGGCTAAGAGAACTTGCAGTGATAAGCACAACTCGGATCTCTGTGTCTTTTCCCCCGATGAGGGCAACAGAAGCAAATCAAGGATAGACTCGGTGCTTTCGGAGAAGCCCAGAGCGTGTTCACTCGTAACTCCTGTGCAGCACAGTTGCATGGGGGATGATGATGTCTTCCTTTTATCAG GCGCAACTCCACCGGTGAAGAGCGCGCTCTCTGCTAGCAGCCTTCTGGCACTGACTCAGTCTCCGCTGCTGTGTAAGGGGCAGACGCCGCCGTCTCGGAGGAAACGTGCTCGAG AAAGAGAATCGGATGCCTTTGAAGTTATTACCAGCCAGGAGCTGTCTCCATTCCATGGCGCGGCTTCCAGGAAGCGGCCCCTCAGCAGGACTTACTCGCGGAAGAGGCTGCTCAGCTGA